Proteins encoded together in one Streptomyces umbrinus window:
- a CDS encoding ABC transporter ATP-binding protein — MTTPAVPPVIEFRGTGLTYPGPPPVQALRPCDLAIRQGEYVTIVGPSGSGKSTFLNIAGLLDAPTEGHYLLDGIDTGPLADADRTGLRGRRIGFVFQSFHLLPHRSALENVELAMVYNGGVRRGRRERAREALHRVGLEHRTDALPTRLSGGERQRVAIARALVARPSLLLCDEPTGNLDTHTAESVLGLLDELHRDGITLLVITHDPDVAARGRRTIAIRDGVLSEQVAV; from the coding sequence GTGACCACACCCGCGGTGCCGCCGGTCATCGAGTTCCGCGGCACAGGTCTCACGTATCCCGGGCCGCCGCCCGTACAGGCCCTCAGACCCTGTGACCTGGCGATCCGGCAGGGAGAGTACGTCACCATCGTCGGCCCCTCCGGTTCCGGCAAGTCGACGTTCCTCAACATCGCCGGGCTGCTGGACGCACCCACCGAGGGGCACTACCTCCTCGACGGCATCGACACCGGCCCGCTGGCCGACGCCGACCGCACCGGACTGCGCGGCCGGCGCATCGGATTCGTGTTCCAGAGCTTCCACCTGCTGCCGCACCGCTCCGCGCTGGAGAACGTCGAGCTGGCGATGGTCTACAACGGCGGGGTGCGCCGCGGCCGCCGGGAGCGGGCCCGCGAGGCACTGCACCGAGTCGGTCTCGAACACCGGACCGACGCGCTGCCCACCCGGCTCTCCGGAGGCGAGCGCCAGCGCGTCGCCATCGCCCGGGCCCTGGTCGCCCGGCCGTCGCTCCTGCTGTGCGACGAACCGACCGGCAACCTCGACACGCACACGGCCGAGTCGGTCCTCGGGCTCCTCGACGAGCTCCACCGGGACGGCATCACCCTGCTCGTGATCACCCACGACCCGGACGTCGCGGCTCGTGGCCGCCGCACGATCGCCATCCGGGACGGCGTGCTCAGCGAGCAGGTGGCCGTCTGA